One window of Athalia rosae chromosome 2, iyAthRosa1.1, whole genome shotgun sequence genomic DNA carries:
- the LOC105684018 gene encoding ral GTPase-activating protein subunit beta isoform X3, with protein MNLGVFNRVNLKDSGGGMYSEWASLSSLIQNGSEESQSVLEKFHPIAGREVALSIVRQLATNLGITQAAEHSPLSTDREVQWCMEVICFGLSLPLAEHDTVRDCVNVYCEWLSALYSSPKISVPRPIVEDPNFYARKIISHFHNLFVPRKGEVWPFLYQDLGADTINRQAVLCHRVLRTLQQVARGPATLERETWESLLLFLIGINDALLAPPAVREDAGEQLCERVLGVLLEVWLVACERNFPSPPLWRTLRESCLRWRHRLALVEQWNRVCLALTAKLLQIMYGPMFPELKISDEDVHLVPPTMAEEAVAQAWYRLLRTVGDPVDLCRPAVVSQTQAFLQYAIASPNVVDPCQHPCLQGLPQIFLKAIKGIAGQVDAFLGVSQACCWEECCVTSVASGSGGSGGVAGDKTSSKDQPQPSPTPPTQRRLAKSFSVTPSAVTKGIPKASLIGLTTSRISSNPPASTPNSGPSSTSSITSVASLGQDIRPPLAPGRPKCNSILHLFGEWLFEAAFIGTDGWSQSLPQTHVTEPSGASKRPSSVLVDGPSSLQESTSEIPPSLGIDRYESGRAEAMGALCRIFCAKKTGEEILPVYLARFYQAMYHGLKINETRECGETLASILLNSADLFRLDLDGVQVLVPAVISALEIVLPEKELKLKSNAVSRVELRRASIHLLISMLTLPLNLQNLPIRELPSLTVIGNHEKSPVTFVQLKPRLMNLLINALQVESDPLNTHMLLGGLMLSVQDSAAAEEVEQVMQPDTITSDTTTNLLSSVASDSTSQVSISSDLRSLGDSSDIVTLQEESIAFDSAHALFVRATYLVCHRLISSWKTDLNISLAALELLAGLARTHIRETDALECKRAVKWLCDYIAYQCWRPPPAHSKDLHSSIVAAFSCLTTWLSAHPQLLQDKDCLTTVLEVVELGVSGTKSIGKPGEPIKMKDEKELKPASMRVRDAADALLTIILEQVGYFPSACGAQSLSSLLDEVSLLRHCNSWTGGRVARQAAVERFRYFVAENATMLALLEEPLGNDQDPQPTVTVLIRGPFGRHAWTMQLRHLPRHKSSVRSMNTNPGRPLPLAEAAPRPEYKPRFFPDNVDRIPHCRVDESIPSLEAVMNDNDVMKNEHNLLSQLLDRQINLESKYSNDFNKTMDDKVEECAPPIICHEFQTARLFLSHFGFLNLDNNDNENSTTSGLTALDPTMPGFCIDLENLDHTSPRTCDTVHIFYVRAGQKSPDEILSNVLHETNVSPHFLEFLSSLGWPVSVSTHAGWTGHVSTSWRATLPINVPQPAHSDHGGALYNGDTHILYWADVSSEVAFIVPTHSVGNMTSDSMDESNYNSDISGSQAWFERSISESTSSRPYSVNQSGTPNSRAMSLDLDKQPPSIPGSGPSSTSSADPIKPRRITKHSLPMQTDTRILVVWLESLEDHLQFPIADLLACTNTGLEHSNGVRPSDVQVIFLHSLSSGLMRVRLQGPVSRINLATPLVDGMVLSRRVLGTLVRQTALNMGRRRRLDNDSYHPPHVRRRLKVQDMVQKYRSNLSQPELLTFLFSSPQN; from the exons ATGAATTTAGGCGTATTCAACAGGGTTAATCTCAAG GATTCCGGAGGTGGAATGTATTCAGAATGGGCTTCCCTGAGTTCACTGATTCAAAATGGTTCAGAGGAGAGTCAAAGCGTTTTAGAAAAGTTTCACCCGATAGCTGGGCGAGAAGTGGCCTTGTCTATCGTGCGACAGCTTGCCACAAATCTGGGTATAACTCAGGCAGCTGAACACAGCCCATTGAGTACGGATCGAGAAGTTCAATGGTGTATGGAAGTCATTTGTTTCGGACTTTCTTTACCGCTAGCGGAGCACGACACCGTTAGAGATTGCGTGAATGTTTATTGTGAATGGCTATCTGCTTTATATTCATCCCCAAAGATTTCTGTACCACGACCCATTGTGGAGGACCCCAATTTTTATGcacgaaaaattatcagccattttcataatttattcgtACCTAGAAAAGGCGAAG TCTGGccttttttgtatcaggaCTTAG GAGCTGATACAATCAACAGGCAAGCTGTGCTATGTCACAGAGTGCTTAGAACTTTGCAGCAAGTTGCACGAGGTCCAGCAACTTTAGAAAGAGAAACTTGGGAAAGTCTGTTGCTTTTTTTGATTGGTATAAATGATGCATTGTTAGCACCCCCAGCAGTGAGGGAAGATGCGGGTGAACAGCTGTGCGAAAGAGTACTTGGCGTATTATTAGAG GTATGGCTAGTAGCCTGCGAACGTAATTTTCCCTCACCTCCGCTATGGCGTACATTACGAGAGTCTTGCTTACGATGGCGTCACAGATTAGCCCTAGTCGAGCAGTGGAACCGCGTATGTTTGGCTTTGACTGCAAAATTACTGCAAATTATGTACGGCCCAATGTTTcctgaattaaaaataa GTGACGAAGATGTTCATCTGGTACCTCCAACAATGGCTGAAGAAGCTGTGGCACAAGCATGGTACAGATTACTGCGAACCGTTGGTGATCCTGTAGATTTATGTAGACCAGCGGTAGTTTCACAAACTCAAGCATTTTTACAATATGCAATCGCTAGTCCGAACGTTGTTGATCCTTGTCAGCATCCTTGCTTACAAGGTTTACcacaaatatttttaaaagccATCAAAGGTATTGCTGGTCAAGTCGATGCTTTCCTCG GGGTATCACAGGCTTGCTGCTGGGAGGAGTGTTGTGTAACAAGTGTTGCCTCTGGAAGTGGTGGCAGTGGGGGTGTGGCAGGAGACAAAACTAGTAGTAAAGATCAGCCTCAGCCCTCCCCCACTCCTCCAACACAACGAAGACTGGCCAAAAGCTTCAGCGTTACACCCTCTGCTGTTACTAAGG GGATTCCAAAAGCTTCTCTAATTGGATTAACGACAAGTCGCATATCCAGTAATCCACCTGCATCTACACCTAACTCTGGTCCTTCATCAACTTCGAGCATTACAT CCGTTGCTTCTTTAGGGCAAGATATTCGACCACCTCTAGCACCCGGAAGGCCAAAGTGTAACAGTATATTGCATTTATTCGGAGAATGGCTGTTCGAAGCAGCTTTTATAGGCACTGATGGATGGTCACAAAGTCTGCCAC AAACACATGTTACAGAGCCGTCAGGTGCATCAAAACGTCCATCATCTGTTCTGGTTGATGGACCAAGTTCATTGCAAGAATCTACAAGTGAAATTCCACCATCGCTTGGTATTGACCGCTATGAATCAGGCAGGGCTGAAGCTATGGGCGCactttgtagaattttttgcGCTAAAAAGACGGGAGAAGAAATTTTACCTGTTTATTTAGCTAGGTTCTACCAAGCTATGTATCATGGTCTCAAGATCAACGAA ACTCGAGAATGCGGAGAAACGTTGGCGAGTATTTTACTGAACTCAGCAGATTTATTCAGACTAGATCTTGATGGAGTACAAGTATTAGTACCAGCTGTTATTTCTGCCTTGGAAATTGTACTTCCTGAAAAAGAGctaaaattgaaatctaaTGCTGTATCTCGAGTTGAACTGAGACGAGCCTCTATACATTTATTAATATCAATGCTGACTCTTCCACTGAATCTGCAG AACCTTCCCATACGAGAACTACCATCTTTAACGGTGATAGGCAACCATGAAAAAAGTCCAGTGACATTTGTACAATTGAAACCAAGGCTTATGAACTTGCTAATTAATGCATTACAAGTCGAATCGGATCCACTAAACACGCACATGCTATTAG GTGGACTAATGTTAAGCGTACAAGACTCTGCAGCTGCCGAAGAGGTTGAACAAGTTATGCAACCTGATACCATCACCAGTGACACAACGACCAATTTGCTTTCATCAG TCGCCAGTGATTCAACAAGTCAAGTAAGCATTTCCAGTGATCTACGTTCACTTGGAGATAGTTCTGATATTGTGACCCTTCAGGAGGAAAGCATTGCCTTTG ATTCAGCACATGCTCTTTTTGTACGAGCAACATATTTGGTTTGTCACAGATTAATTTCATCTTGGAAAAcggatttgaatatttcattggcAGCACTTGAATTACTTGCGGGTCTGGCGAGAACACATATTCGTGAAACAG ATGCTCTAGAATGTAAGCGTGCAGTAAAATGGCTGTGTGACTACATTGCTTACCAATGCTGGCGACCACCACCGGCACATTCTAAGGATTTACATTCGTCTATTGTGGCAGCATTCAGTTGTCTGACTACATGGCTATCTGCCCATCCTCAATTGTTACAA GACAAAGACTGTCTCACAACCGTACTTGAAGTAGTAGAATTAGGTGTTTCTGGCACTAAAAGCATAGGGAAACCAGGAGAACCGATCaaaatgaaagatgaaaaagaattgaaaccAGCGTCAATGCGAGTGAGAGATGCAGCTGATGCGCTTCTAACAATTATACTAGAACAG GTCGGTTATTTTCCAAGTGCCTGTGGTGCACAATCTCTTTCTTCCCTGCTTGATGAAGTTTCGTTACTTCGCCATTGTAATAGCTGGACTGGTGGCAGAGTAGCTCGCCAAGCTGCGGTTGAAAGATTCCGTTACTTTGTTGCCGAAAATGCTACTATGTTAGCTCTTCTCGAAGAACCATTAGGCAATGATCAAGACCCACAACCAACTGTGACCGTGTTGATTAGAGGTCCTTTCGGTCGTCATGCTTGGACTATGCAACTCCGACATCTGCCTCGGCACAAATCTAGCGTGAGAAGTATGAACACAAATCCTGGGCGGCCGTTACCTTTAGCAGAGGCTGCCCCACGACCAGAATATAAACCTAGATTCTTCCCAGATAATGTTGATCGTATTCCTCACTGTAGAGT GGATGAGTCAATACCAAGTCTGGAAGCGGTTATGAATGATAATGATGTGATGAAGAACGAACACAATCTTTTATCTCAATTACTTGATCGACAAATTAATCTGGAATCAAAGTACAGCAATGATTTTAACAAAACTATGGATGATAAGGTTGAAGAATGTGCACCGCCAATAATTTGTCATGAGTTCCAAACAGCTAGGCTTTTCTTGAGCCACTTTGGTTTTTTAAACCtggataataatgataacgaaaaTTCAACTACGAGCGGTCTTACAGCTCTAGACCCAACAATGCCAGGGTTCTGCATAGACTTGGAGAACTTGGATCACACAAGTCCAAGGACCTGTGATACAGTCCACATATTTTACGTTCGAGCTGGTCAAAAGTCTCCAGATGAAATACTTTCTAATGTG TTACATGAGACAAATGTTTCTCCACATTTTCTGGAATTTCTGAGCTCTCTTGGCTGGCCAGTCTCGGTATCAACCCATGCAGGATGGACTGGTCATGTTTCTACTTCATGGCGAGCTACGTTACCAATTAATGTACCTCAACCAGCCCACAGTGATCATGGAGGAGCTTTATACAACGGTGACACTCACATTTTGTACTGGGCTGATGTCAGCTCAGAAGTAGCGTTCATAGTCCCAACACATTCGGTGGGAAATATGACTTCTGATTCCATGGATGAATCGAATTATAATAGTGATATTAGTGGTAGTCAAG CTTGGTTTGAGCGGAGCATCAGCGAAAGTACCAGTTCTCGTCCATATTCAGTAAATCAGTCTGGAACTCCAAACTCTCGAGCTATGTCACTTGACCTCGACAAACAGCCCCCGAGCATACCAGGCTCGGGTCCATCTAGTACATCAAGTGCCGATCCGATTAAACCAAGACGAATTACAAAGCATTCTCTCCCAATGCAAACTGATACACGAATATTAGTTGTTTGGTTGGAAAGCCTAGAGGATCACTTGCAATTTCCCATTG CTGACCTTCTAGCTTGCACTAACACTGGACTCGAACATTCGAATGGTGTCAGACCTTCTGACGTACAAGTGATTTTTCTACATTCATTGTCCAGTGGCCTAATGAGAGTTAGATTGCAAGGTCCTGTATCTAGAATAAATTTAGCTACGCCTCTGGTCGATGGTATGGTGCTTTCTCGAAGAGTATTGGGTACATTGGTAAGACAGACCGCCTTGAATATGGGTCGAAGACGAAGGCTGGACAATGATAG cTACCATCCACCGCACGTCCGAAGGCGGTTGAAAGTCCAAGACATGGTGCAAAAATATCGAAGTAATCTTAGTCAACCAGAACTgttgacatttttatttagtAGTCCACAAAATTAA
- the LOC105684018 gene encoding ral GTPase-activating protein subunit beta isoform X7, with protein sequence MNLGVFNRVNLKDSGGGMYSEWASLSSLIQNGSEESQSVLEKFHPIAGREVALSIVRQLATNLGITQAAEHSPLSTDREVQWCMEVICFGLSLPLAEHDTVRDCVNVYCEWLSALYSSPKISVPRPIVEDPNFYARKIISHFHNLFVPRKGEGADTINRQAVLCHRVLRTLQQVARGPATLERETWESLLLFLIGINDALLAPPAVREDAGEQLCERVLGVLLEVWLVACERNFPSPPLWRTLRESCLRWRHRLALVEQWNRVCLALTAKLLQIMYGPMFPELKISDEDVHLVPPTMAEEAVAQAWYRLLRTVGDPVDLCRPAVVSQTQAFLQYAIASPNVVDPCQHPCLQGLPQIFLKAIKGIAGQVDAFLGVSQACCWEECCVTSVASGSGGSGGVAGDKTSSKDQPQPSPTPPTQRRLAKSFSVTPSAVTKGIPKASLIGLTTSRISSNPPASTPNSGPSSTSSITSVASLGQDIRPPLAPGRPKCNSILHLFGEWLFEAAFIGTDGWSQSLPQTHVTEPSGASKRPSSVLVDGPSSLQESTSEIPPSLGIDRYESGRAEAMGALCRIFCAKKTGEEILPVYLARFYQAMYHGLKINETRECGETLASILLNSADLFRLDLDGVQVLVPAVISALEIVLPEKELKLKSNAVSRVELRRASIHLLISMLTLPLNLQNLPIRELPSLTVIGNHEKSPVTFVQLKPRLMNLLINALQVESDPLNTHMLLGGLMLSVQDSAAAEEVEQVMQPDTITSDTTTNLLSSVASDSTSQVSISSDLRSLGDSSDIVTLQEESIAFDSAHALFVRATYLVCHRLISSWKTDLNISLAALELLAGLARTHIRETDALECKRAVKWLCDYIAYQCWRPPPAHSKDLHSSIVAAFSCLTTWLSAHPQLLQDKDCLTTVLEVVELGVSGTKSIGKPGEPIKMKDEKELKPASMRVRDAADALLTIILEQVGYFPSACGAQSLSSLLDEVSLLRHCNSWTGGRVARQAAVERFRYFVAENATMLALLEEPLGNDQDPQPTVTVLIRGPFGRHAWTMQLRHLPRHKSSVRSMNTNPGRPLPLAEAAPRPEYKPRFFPDNVDRIPHCRVDESIPSLEAVMNDNDVMKNEHNLLSQLLDRQINLESKYSNDFNKTMDDKVEECAPPIICHEFQTARLFLSHFGFLNLDNNDNENSTTSGLTALDPTMPGFCIDLENLDHTSPRTCDTVHIFYVRAGQKSPDEILSNVLHETNVSPHFLEFLSSLGWPVSVSTHAGWTGHVSTSWRATLPINVPQPAHSDHGGALYNGDTHILYWADVSSEVAFIVPTHSVGNMTSDSMDESNYNSDISGSQAWFERSISESTSSRPYSVNQSGTPNSRAMSLDLDKQPPSIPGSGPSSTSSADPIKPRRITKHSLPMQTDTRILVVWLESLEDHLQFPIADLLACTNTGLEHSNGVRPSDVQVIFLHSLSSGLMRVRLQGPVSRINLATPLVDGMVLSRRVLGTLVRQTALNMGRRRRLDNDSYHPPHVRRRLKVQDMVQKYRSNLSQPELLTFLFSSPQN encoded by the exons ATGAATTTAGGCGTATTCAACAGGGTTAATCTCAAG GATTCCGGAGGTGGAATGTATTCAGAATGGGCTTCCCTGAGTTCACTGATTCAAAATGGTTCAGAGGAGAGTCAAAGCGTTTTAGAAAAGTTTCACCCGATAGCTGGGCGAGAAGTGGCCTTGTCTATCGTGCGACAGCTTGCCACAAATCTGGGTATAACTCAGGCAGCTGAACACAGCCCATTGAGTACGGATCGAGAAGTTCAATGGTGTATGGAAGTCATTTGTTTCGGACTTTCTTTACCGCTAGCGGAGCACGACACCGTTAGAGATTGCGTGAATGTTTATTGTGAATGGCTATCTGCTTTATATTCATCCCCAAAGATTTCTGTACCACGACCCATTGTGGAGGACCCCAATTTTTATGcacgaaaaattatcagccattttcataatttattcgtACCTAGAAAAGGCGAAG GAGCTGATACAATCAACAGGCAAGCTGTGCTATGTCACAGAGTGCTTAGAACTTTGCAGCAAGTTGCACGAGGTCCAGCAACTTTAGAAAGAGAAACTTGGGAAAGTCTGTTGCTTTTTTTGATTGGTATAAATGATGCATTGTTAGCACCCCCAGCAGTGAGGGAAGATGCGGGTGAACAGCTGTGCGAAAGAGTACTTGGCGTATTATTAGAG GTATGGCTAGTAGCCTGCGAACGTAATTTTCCCTCACCTCCGCTATGGCGTACATTACGAGAGTCTTGCTTACGATGGCGTCACAGATTAGCCCTAGTCGAGCAGTGGAACCGCGTATGTTTGGCTTTGACTGCAAAATTACTGCAAATTATGTACGGCCCAATGTTTcctgaattaaaaataa GTGACGAAGATGTTCATCTGGTACCTCCAACAATGGCTGAAGAAGCTGTGGCACAAGCATGGTACAGATTACTGCGAACCGTTGGTGATCCTGTAGATTTATGTAGACCAGCGGTAGTTTCACAAACTCAAGCATTTTTACAATATGCAATCGCTAGTCCGAACGTTGTTGATCCTTGTCAGCATCCTTGCTTACAAGGTTTACcacaaatatttttaaaagccATCAAAGGTATTGCTGGTCAAGTCGATGCTTTCCTCG GGGTATCACAGGCTTGCTGCTGGGAGGAGTGTTGTGTAACAAGTGTTGCCTCTGGAAGTGGTGGCAGTGGGGGTGTGGCAGGAGACAAAACTAGTAGTAAAGATCAGCCTCAGCCCTCCCCCACTCCTCCAACACAACGAAGACTGGCCAAAAGCTTCAGCGTTACACCCTCTGCTGTTACTAAGG GGATTCCAAAAGCTTCTCTAATTGGATTAACGACAAGTCGCATATCCAGTAATCCACCTGCATCTACACCTAACTCTGGTCCTTCATCAACTTCGAGCATTACAT CCGTTGCTTCTTTAGGGCAAGATATTCGACCACCTCTAGCACCCGGAAGGCCAAAGTGTAACAGTATATTGCATTTATTCGGAGAATGGCTGTTCGAAGCAGCTTTTATAGGCACTGATGGATGGTCACAAAGTCTGCCAC AAACACATGTTACAGAGCCGTCAGGTGCATCAAAACGTCCATCATCTGTTCTGGTTGATGGACCAAGTTCATTGCAAGAATCTACAAGTGAAATTCCACCATCGCTTGGTATTGACCGCTATGAATCAGGCAGGGCTGAAGCTATGGGCGCactttgtagaattttttgcGCTAAAAAGACGGGAGAAGAAATTTTACCTGTTTATTTAGCTAGGTTCTACCAAGCTATGTATCATGGTCTCAAGATCAACGAA ACTCGAGAATGCGGAGAAACGTTGGCGAGTATTTTACTGAACTCAGCAGATTTATTCAGACTAGATCTTGATGGAGTACAAGTATTAGTACCAGCTGTTATTTCTGCCTTGGAAATTGTACTTCCTGAAAAAGAGctaaaattgaaatctaaTGCTGTATCTCGAGTTGAACTGAGACGAGCCTCTATACATTTATTAATATCAATGCTGACTCTTCCACTGAATCTGCAG AACCTTCCCATACGAGAACTACCATCTTTAACGGTGATAGGCAACCATGAAAAAAGTCCAGTGACATTTGTACAATTGAAACCAAGGCTTATGAACTTGCTAATTAATGCATTACAAGTCGAATCGGATCCACTAAACACGCACATGCTATTAG GTGGACTAATGTTAAGCGTACAAGACTCTGCAGCTGCCGAAGAGGTTGAACAAGTTATGCAACCTGATACCATCACCAGTGACACAACGACCAATTTGCTTTCATCAG TCGCCAGTGATTCAACAAGTCAAGTAAGCATTTCCAGTGATCTACGTTCACTTGGAGATAGTTCTGATATTGTGACCCTTCAGGAGGAAAGCATTGCCTTTG ATTCAGCACATGCTCTTTTTGTACGAGCAACATATTTGGTTTGTCACAGATTAATTTCATCTTGGAAAAcggatttgaatatttcattggcAGCACTTGAATTACTTGCGGGTCTGGCGAGAACACATATTCGTGAAACAG ATGCTCTAGAATGTAAGCGTGCAGTAAAATGGCTGTGTGACTACATTGCTTACCAATGCTGGCGACCACCACCGGCACATTCTAAGGATTTACATTCGTCTATTGTGGCAGCATTCAGTTGTCTGACTACATGGCTATCTGCCCATCCTCAATTGTTACAA GACAAAGACTGTCTCACAACCGTACTTGAAGTAGTAGAATTAGGTGTTTCTGGCACTAAAAGCATAGGGAAACCAGGAGAACCGATCaaaatgaaagatgaaaaagaattgaaaccAGCGTCAATGCGAGTGAGAGATGCAGCTGATGCGCTTCTAACAATTATACTAGAACAG GTCGGTTATTTTCCAAGTGCCTGTGGTGCACAATCTCTTTCTTCCCTGCTTGATGAAGTTTCGTTACTTCGCCATTGTAATAGCTGGACTGGTGGCAGAGTAGCTCGCCAAGCTGCGGTTGAAAGATTCCGTTACTTTGTTGCCGAAAATGCTACTATGTTAGCTCTTCTCGAAGAACCATTAGGCAATGATCAAGACCCACAACCAACTGTGACCGTGTTGATTAGAGGTCCTTTCGGTCGTCATGCTTGGACTATGCAACTCCGACATCTGCCTCGGCACAAATCTAGCGTGAGAAGTATGAACACAAATCCTGGGCGGCCGTTACCTTTAGCAGAGGCTGCCCCACGACCAGAATATAAACCTAGATTCTTCCCAGATAATGTTGATCGTATTCCTCACTGTAGAGT GGATGAGTCAATACCAAGTCTGGAAGCGGTTATGAATGATAATGATGTGATGAAGAACGAACACAATCTTTTATCTCAATTACTTGATCGACAAATTAATCTGGAATCAAAGTACAGCAATGATTTTAACAAAACTATGGATGATAAGGTTGAAGAATGTGCACCGCCAATAATTTGTCATGAGTTCCAAACAGCTAGGCTTTTCTTGAGCCACTTTGGTTTTTTAAACCtggataataatgataacgaaaaTTCAACTACGAGCGGTCTTACAGCTCTAGACCCAACAATGCCAGGGTTCTGCATAGACTTGGAGAACTTGGATCACACAAGTCCAAGGACCTGTGATACAGTCCACATATTTTACGTTCGAGCTGGTCAAAAGTCTCCAGATGAAATACTTTCTAATGTG TTACATGAGACAAATGTTTCTCCACATTTTCTGGAATTTCTGAGCTCTCTTGGCTGGCCAGTCTCGGTATCAACCCATGCAGGATGGACTGGTCATGTTTCTACTTCATGGCGAGCTACGTTACCAATTAATGTACCTCAACCAGCCCACAGTGATCATGGAGGAGCTTTATACAACGGTGACACTCACATTTTGTACTGGGCTGATGTCAGCTCAGAAGTAGCGTTCATAGTCCCAACACATTCGGTGGGAAATATGACTTCTGATTCCATGGATGAATCGAATTATAATAGTGATATTAGTGGTAGTCAAG CTTGGTTTGAGCGGAGCATCAGCGAAAGTACCAGTTCTCGTCCATATTCAGTAAATCAGTCTGGAACTCCAAACTCTCGAGCTATGTCACTTGACCTCGACAAACAGCCCCCGAGCATACCAGGCTCGGGTCCATCTAGTACATCAAGTGCCGATCCGATTAAACCAAGACGAATTACAAAGCATTCTCTCCCAATGCAAACTGATACACGAATATTAGTTGTTTGGTTGGAAAGCCTAGAGGATCACTTGCAATTTCCCATTG CTGACCTTCTAGCTTGCACTAACACTGGACTCGAACATTCGAATGGTGTCAGACCTTCTGACGTACAAGTGATTTTTCTACATTCATTGTCCAGTGGCCTAATGAGAGTTAGATTGCAAGGTCCTGTATCTAGAATAAATTTAGCTACGCCTCTGGTCGATGGTATGGTGCTTTCTCGAAGAGTATTGGGTACATTGGTAAGACAGACCGCCTTGAATATGGGTCGAAGACGAAGGCTGGACAATGATAG cTACCATCCACCGCACGTCCGAAGGCGGTTGAAAGTCCAAGACATGGTGCAAAAATATCGAAGTAATCTTAGTCAACCAGAACTgttgacatttttatttagtAGTCCACAAAATTAA